One region of Enterobacter ludwigii genomic DNA includes:
- the dsdA gene encoding D-serine ammonia-lyase has product MENATITTLTAQFPLVEDLIALKETTWLNPRTTTLAEGLPYVGLTKADVDDAHARLNRFAPYLAKAFPETAATNGIIESELVAIPAMQKRLEKEFATNIPGTLLLKKDSHLPISGSIKARGGIYEVLTHAEKLALEAGLLSIEDDYSILLEPRFKDFFSQYSIAVGSTGNLGMSIGIMSARIGFKVTVHMSADAREWKKAKLRSHGVIVVEYEQDYGVAVEQGRKAAESDPNCFFIDDENSRTLFLGYAVAGERLKAQFAAQGRVVDAEHPLYVYLPCGVGGGPGGVAFGLKLAFGDNVHCFFAEPTHSPCMLLGVYTGLHDEIAVQDLGIDNVTAADGLAVGRASGFVGRAMERLLDGFYTLSDQSMYDMLGWLAQEEGIRLEPSALAGMAGPVRVDAGANVTHLVWATGGGMVPEDEMAKYLAKGKK; this is encoded by the coding sequence ATGGAAAACGCAACTATCACTACTTTAACCGCACAGTTTCCTCTGGTTGAGGATCTGATTGCCCTGAAAGAAACCACCTGGCTTAACCCGCGCACTACCACGCTGGCAGAAGGATTGCCTTACGTCGGGCTGACCAAAGCCGACGTGGACGACGCGCATGCTCGTCTCAACCGCTTCGCGCCGTATCTGGCGAAAGCATTCCCGGAAACGGCGGCGACCAATGGCATCATCGAATCTGAACTGGTTGCCATTCCGGCAATGCAAAAACGGCTGGAGAAGGAATTTGCTACAAACATTCCTGGCACCCTGCTGCTGAAAAAAGACAGCCATCTGCCGATCTCTGGCTCCATCAAAGCGCGCGGCGGCATCTATGAAGTACTGACCCACGCCGAAAAACTGGCGCTGGAAGCCGGATTGCTGAGCATTGAAGACGACTACAGCATCCTGCTGGAGCCGCGCTTTAAGGACTTCTTCAGCCAGTACAGCATTGCGGTAGGCTCAACCGGCAACCTGGGGATGTCTATCGGCATTATGAGCGCACGCATCGGCTTTAAGGTGACGGTGCATATGTCCGCCGACGCCCGCGAGTGGAAGAAAGCCAAACTGCGCAGCCACGGCGTGATCGTCGTGGAGTATGAGCAGGATTACGGCGTGGCGGTGGAACAGGGGCGCAAAGCGGCAGAAAGCGATCCGAACTGCTTCTTCATTGACGATGAAAACTCCCGCACCCTGTTCCTGGGCTATGCGGTGGCAGGCGAGCGCCTTAAGGCACAGTTTGCTGCCCAGGGACGCGTAGTGGATGCAGAACATCCGCTGTATGTATACCTGCCATGCGGCGTCGGCGGCGGTCCTGGCGGTGTGGCGTTTGGCCTGAAGCTGGCTTTTGGCGATAACGTTCATTGCTTCTTCGCGGAGCCAACGCATTCGCCGTGCATGCTGCTGGGCGTCTACACCGGCCTGCACGATGAAATCGCGGTGCAGGATCTGGGCATTGATAACGTGACGGCGGCGGACGGTCTGGCCGTAGGACGGGCGTCCGGCTTCGTGGGCCGCGCGATGGAACGCCTGCTTGACGGGTTCTATACGCTTTCCGATCAGAGCATGTACGACATGCTCGGCTGGCTGGCGCAGGAGGAAGGGATCCGCCTGGAACCGTCGGCGCTGGCAGGCATGGCCGGGCCGGTGCGCGTGGATGCCGGTGCGAACGTCACCCACCTGGTCTGGGCGACCGGCGGCGGAATGGTACCGGAAGACGAGATGGCGAAATATCTGGCTAAAGGGAAAAAATAG
- the dsdX gene encoding D-serine transporter DsdX produces MGSQVWVVATLLVSIVLIVLTIVKLKFHPFLALLLASFFVGAMMGMSPLDMVNAIESGIGGTLGFLAAVIGLGTILGKMMEVSGAAERIGIALQRCRWLSADVIMVLVGMICGITLFVEVGVVLLIPLAFSIAKKTHTSLLKLAIPLCTALMAVHCVVPPHPAALFVTNKLGADVGTVIVYGLLVGLMASLIGGPLFLKLLGNRLPFKPVPAEFSDLKVREEHTLPSLGATLFTVLLPIALMLVKTIAELNMAKDGTLYTLLEFIGNPITAMFIAVFVAYYLLGIRQHMSMGAMLTHTEHGFGSIANILLIIGAGGAFNAILKTSGLADTLAHILSNLHMHPILLAWLVALVLHAAVGSATVAMMGATAIVAPMLPLYPNVSPEIITIAIGSGAIGCTIVTDSLFWLVKQYCGATLNETFKYYTTATFIASVLALGGTFLLSFII; encoded by the coding sequence ATGGGATCTCAGGTCTGGGTTGTGGCAACGCTGCTTGTCAGCATCGTGTTGATTGTTTTAACCATCGTAAAACTGAAGTTTCACCCGTTCCTCGCGCTGCTGCTGGCGAGCTTTTTCGTCGGCGCGATGATGGGGATGAGCCCGCTGGATATGGTGAACGCCATTGAGAGCGGGATTGGCGGTACGCTGGGCTTCCTGGCGGCAGTAATCGGCCTTGGCACTATTCTTGGCAAGATGATGGAAGTCTCCGGGGCGGCAGAGCGCATCGGGATCGCGTTGCAGCGCTGCCGCTGGCTGTCAGCAGACGTGATTATGGTGCTCGTGGGGATGATTTGCGGGATCACGCTGTTTGTGGAAGTGGGCGTGGTGCTGCTGATACCGCTGGCATTTTCCATTGCCAAAAAGACCCACACCTCACTGCTCAAACTTGCCATTCCGCTCTGTACCGCATTGATGGCGGTGCACTGCGTGGTGCCTCCCCATCCTGCGGCGCTGTTTGTCACCAATAAATTAGGTGCGGACGTCGGAACGGTTATCGTCTACGGTCTGCTGGTGGGCCTGATGGCCTCGCTGATCGGCGGCCCGCTGTTCCTGAAACTGCTTGGCAACCGTCTGCCGTTTAAACCGGTTCCGGCGGAATTTTCAGACCTGAAAGTGCGGGAAGAGCATACGCTGCCATCGCTGGGTGCGACGCTGTTCACGGTGCTGCTGCCGATTGCCCTGATGCTGGTGAAAACCATCGCTGAGTTAAATATGGCGAAAGACGGCACGCTGTATACGCTGCTGGAGTTTATCGGCAACCCGATCACCGCGATGTTTATCGCCGTGTTTGTCGCCTACTACCTGCTGGGGATCCGCCAGCATATGAGCATGGGCGCAATGCTGACCCATACCGAGCACGGTTTTGGCTCTATCGCCAACATTTTGCTGATTATCGGCGCAGGCGGGGCGTTTAACGCCATCCTGAAAACCAGCGGGCTGGCGGATACGCTGGCGCATATTCTCTCGAACCTGCACATGCACCCTATCCTGCTCGCCTGGCTGGTGGCGCTGGTTCTGCATGCCGCCGTGGGTTCGGCTACGGTGGCGATGATGGGCGCCACCGCGATTGTTGCACCGATGCTGCCACTCTATCCGAACGTCAGCCCGGAGATCATTACTATTGCCATCGGTTCCGGCGCCATTGGCTGCACGATCGTCACGGATTCTCTCTTCTGGCTGGTGAAGCAGTACTGCGGCGCGACCCTGAATGAGACCTTCAAATACTATACGACGGCGACGTTTATCGCCTCGGTGCTTGCACTTGGCGGCACATTCCTGCTTTCTTTCATTATCTGA
- a CDS encoding glycoside hydrolase family 5 protein, which yields MLKPFIASALLISSGWAIAAEPPLTAALYAQQLGVGMDVDWARTERGIREFDPLVVRDFRAKGITHVRIRVADEPTEARLIHLRKLVEACEQYGVIPIVAYQADEYKNDPKADNEKETVNWWIAVAHYFGQSYPLLGFDLIYEPADKLNHNLASLNRVYEKTIKAIHDIDPQRMIFIAPRLRAAPEDLSSLKLPAHSQNYLLAEWHIFPWGPLKNSGKYPWTSGTAAEKAAIHNRITTAQHWQQKTGHVSWVGGWGVGESSRFTPTASQMAFATFMACELQKAKIPYALNADFQFYDGEEGAWRPAPEPLLQAMIAPVCEKPGHHAVKPVARDAGHATPAAASTVKSAVPSASSANPN from the coding sequence GTGTTAAAGCCTTTTATTGCCTCTGCATTACTGATCTCTTCCGGCTGGGCGATTGCCGCTGAGCCGCCGCTGACGGCCGCCCTTTATGCGCAGCAGCTGGGCGTCGGGATGGATGTGGACTGGGCGCGCACCGAGCGCGGCATACGTGAATTCGACCCGCTGGTGGTACGCGATTTTCGAGCAAAAGGCATTACCCACGTGCGCATCCGCGTCGCCGATGAGCCTACGGAAGCGCGGCTGATCCACCTGCGCAAGCTGGTGGAAGCCTGCGAGCAGTATGGCGTGATCCCGATAGTCGCGTATCAGGCGGATGAATATAAAAACGACCCGAAAGCCGATAACGAGAAAGAGACGGTCAACTGGTGGATTGCCGTGGCGCACTATTTCGGTCAGAGCTACCCTCTGCTGGGTTTTGACCTCATCTATGAGCCGGCCGACAAGCTCAACCACAACCTTGCATCGTTAAACCGCGTCTATGAAAAGACCATTAAAGCGATCCACGACATTGACCCGCAGCGAATGATCTTCATTGCGCCGCGTCTGCGTGCCGCGCCGGAGGATTTATCCAGCCTGAAGCTGCCCGCGCACAGCCAAAACTACCTGCTGGCGGAGTGGCACATTTTCCCGTGGGGGCCGCTGAAAAATAGCGGTAAATATCCATGGACTTCCGGGACGGCGGCAGAGAAAGCGGCAATCCATAACCGCATCACTACCGCGCAGCACTGGCAGCAAAAAACCGGGCACGTTAGCTGGGTCGGGGGTTGGGGCGTTGGGGAATCAAGCCGTTTCACCCCAACCGCTTCGCAAATGGCCTTTGCCACCTTTATGGCCTGCGAGCTGCAAAAGGCGAAAATCCCGTATGCGCTTAACGCGGATTTCCAGTTTTACGACGGGGAGGAGGGGGCCTGGCGACCCGCACCAGAACCGTTGCTGCAGGCGATGATCGCCCCTGTCTGTGAAAAGCCGGGCCATCATGCGGTTAAACCGGTTGCTCGTGATGCGGGACACGCGACGCCAGCGGCAGCCAGCACAGTAAAATCAGCAGTCCCATCAGCGTCATCAGCAAACCCAAACTAG
- the emrD gene encoding multidrug efflux MFS transporter EmrD — protein MKKQRNVNLLLMLVLLVAVGQMAQTIYIPAIADMAKELNVREGAVQSVMAAYLLTYGVSQLFYGPLSDRIGRRPVILVGMSIFMVATTIAMTTHNLTVLIAASALQGVGTGVGGVMARTLPRDMYQGTQLRHANSLLNMGILVSPLLAPLIGGLLDTMWSWRACYAFLLVLCMIVTFSMARWMPETRPQDAPRTKLIASYKTLFGNGAFTCYLLMLIGGLAGIAVFEACSGVLLGAGLGLSSMVVSILFILPIPAAFFGAWFAGRPNKRFSTLMWQSVISCLLAGVMMWVPGLFGVMTVWTLLIPAALFFFGAGMLFPLATSGAMEPFPFLAGTAGALVGGLQNIGSGALAWLSAMMPQTGQASLGLLMTLMGLLILLCWLPLASRVPHHEQPV, from the coding sequence ATGAAAAAACAAAGGAACGTTAACTTATTGTTGATGCTGGTGTTACTGGTGGCCGTCGGTCAGATGGCACAAACCATCTACATTCCGGCGATTGCCGACATGGCAAAGGAACTTAACGTCCGTGAGGGTGCAGTACAAAGCGTGATGGCAGCCTACCTGCTGACCTATGGCGTTTCGCAGTTGTTCTATGGGCCGCTCTCTGACCGTATCGGCCGCCGCCCGGTGATTTTAGTCGGTATGTCTATTTTCATGGTCGCCACGACGATCGCGATGACCACCCACAACCTGACCGTGTTGATTGCCGCCAGCGCCCTGCAGGGTGTCGGCACCGGCGTCGGCGGGGTGATGGCGCGTACCTTACCGAGGGATATGTATCAGGGCACTCAGCTTCGCCATGCTAACAGTTTGTTGAACATGGGAATTCTGGTCAGCCCGCTGCTGGCCCCGCTGATTGGCGGCCTGCTGGACACGATGTGGTCCTGGCGGGCCTGTTACGCTTTCCTGCTGGTGCTGTGCATGATCGTCACTTTTAGCATGGCGCGCTGGATGCCGGAAACGCGCCCGCAAGACGCACCGCGTACGAAGCTTATCGCCAGCTATAAAACGCTATTCGGTAACGGAGCGTTTACCTGTTACCTGCTGATGCTGATCGGTGGCCTCGCGGGTATTGCGGTGTTCGAAGCCTGCTCAGGTGTACTCCTGGGCGCAGGGCTTGGCCTGAGCAGCATGGTGGTCAGTATTCTGTTTATTCTGCCTATTCCTGCGGCGTTCTTCGGTGCCTGGTTTGCCGGACGTCCCAACAAACGTTTCTCGACGTTGATGTGGCAATCGGTCATTAGCTGCCTGCTGGCAGGCGTAATGATGTGGGTTCCGGGGCTGTTCGGCGTGATGACCGTCTGGACGTTGCTGATCCCGGCGGCACTGTTCTTCTTCGGTGCGGGGATGCTGTTCCCGCTCGCCACCAGCGGCGCGATGGAGCCGTTCCCGTTCCTTGCAGGCACTGCGGGGGCGCTGGTGGGCGGTTTGCAGAATATCGGTTCCGGCGCGCTGGCCTGGCTCTCCGCTATGATGCCGCAGACCGGTCAGGCTAGTTTGGGTTTGCTGATGACGCTGATGGGACTGCTGATTTTACTGTGCTGGCTGCCGCTGGCGTCGCGTGTCCCGCATCACGAGCAACCGGTTTAA
- a CDS encoding DMT family transporter, which yields MTITVFCILLFAALLHASWNAIVKAGTDKLYSAISVSGSATVIALVLLPFSPQPSAESWPFLIVSCALQVVYTVLVAKTYQVSDMSQTYPLMRGTAPLLVALISVLVLGDSLSWLAWSGIGVICLSILAMAMNGRMRSRKGIWLALLNACFIAGYTLVDGTGVRLSDSALGYTLWTFFMNGFCLLCWAMVARRREASRYLGLHWKKGLLGGVGTMGSYGLALWAMTQAPLAVVAALRETSILFGALIAFVLLKEKVAGLRIAAALGIAGGAILLRLA from the coding sequence ATGACCATCACCGTTTTCTGCATTTTGCTCTTCGCCGCACTGCTGCATGCCAGCTGGAACGCCATCGTCAAAGCCGGAACGGACAAGCTCTATTCCGCGATTAGCGTCAGCGGCTCCGCCACGGTTATCGCTCTGGTCTTACTGCCGTTTTCCCCACAGCCTTCTGCAGAAAGCTGGCCGTTTTTGATTGTCTCCTGTGCCTTACAGGTGGTGTATACCGTACTGGTGGCGAAGACGTATCAGGTCTCAGACATGAGCCAGACCTATCCATTGATGCGCGGGACAGCCCCGTTGCTGGTGGCGCTGATCAGCGTGCTGGTGCTCGGGGATAGCCTCTCATGGCTCGCATGGTCCGGTATCGGCGTGATCTGCCTGTCAATTCTGGCCATGGCGATGAATGGCCGTATGCGGTCGCGCAAAGGGATATGGCTGGCGCTACTCAACGCATGTTTTATCGCCGGGTATACGCTGGTGGACGGCACGGGCGTACGTTTATCCGACTCTGCACTGGGTTATACGCTCTGGACCTTCTTTATGAATGGCTTCTGTCTGCTGTGCTGGGCGATGGTCGCGAGACGACGCGAAGCCTCTCGTTACCTGGGTCTGCACTGGAAAAAAGGGCTGCTCGGCGGTGTCGGGACGATGGGATCGTATGGCCTGGCATTATGGGCGATGACTCAGGCTCCGCTTGCGGTTGTCGCCGCGCTACGTGAAACCTCAATTCTCTTCGGTGCGTTAATTGCTTTTGTGCTTTTGAAAGAGAAGGTTGCCGGCCTGCGCATCGCTGCTGCGCTGGGTATTGCCGGCGGGGCTATCTTGCTACGCCTGGCGTAA
- a CDS encoding GNAT family N-acetyltransferase — translation MSRLLIEPVTPDEPGYIALKAESIALNFNMLRRLEENWQRGENRFNAPGEKLLGAFLNGKLVGVCGLNRDPFSQQPRAGRIRHLYVSEKCRGLGIGKQLLTVVMADASIWFDFLNTHAPDTAYGFYRRAGFTLVSDEPRVTHRLFCAV, via the coding sequence ATGTCGCGTCTGTTAATTGAGCCCGTCACCCCGGATGAGCCGGGCTACATCGCCCTGAAGGCGGAAAGTATCGCACTGAATTTCAACATGCTGCGCAGGCTGGAAGAGAACTGGCAGCGGGGTGAAAACCGCTTTAACGCGCCGGGTGAAAAGCTACTGGGGGCGTTTCTCAACGGCAAACTGGTAGGCGTGTGCGGCCTCAACCGCGATCCCTTCAGCCAGCAGCCGCGTGCCGGGCGCATTCGCCACCTCTATGTCAGCGAGAAATGCCGTGGGCTGGGCATTGGCAAACAGCTTTTGACCGTGGTGATGGCCGATGCCAGCATCTGGTTTGATTTTCTCAATACCCACGCGCCTGACACCGCTTACGGGTTCTATCGCCGGGCGGGTTTTACGCTGGTCTCGGACGAACCACGGGTGACGCACCGCCTTTTTTGTGCGGTGTAA
- the tisB gene encoding type I toxin-antitoxin system toxin TisB produces MSVVDMVILILKLIVAVLQLLDAVLKYLR; encoded by the coding sequence ATGAGCGTAGTGGATATGGTGATACTTATCCTCAAACTCATTGTTGCTGTACTGCAACTGCTTGATGCTGTCCTGAAATACCTTCGGTGA
- a CDS encoding IS5 family transposase, translating into MKDQITHPPDNTDHSVAKQKFRITNWSTYNKALINRGSLTFWLDDEAIQAWYESATPSSRGRPQRYSDLAITTVLVIKRVFRLTLRAAQGFIDSIFALMNVPLRCPDYTSVSKRAKSVNVSFKTSTRGEIAHLVIDSTGLKVFGEGEWKVRKHGKERRRIWRKLHLAVDSNTHEVVCADLSLNNVTDSEAFPGLIRQTHRKIRAAAADGAYDTRLCHDELRRKKISALIPPRKGAGYWPGEYADRNRAVANQRLSGSNARWKWTTEYNRRSIAETAMYRMKQLLGDSLTLRDYDGQVAEAMAMVRALNRMTKAGMPESVRIA; encoded by the coding sequence TTGAAGGATCAGATCACGCATCCTCCCGACAACACAGACCATTCCGTGGCAAAGCAAAAGTTCAGAATCACCAACTGGTCCACCTACAACAAAGCTCTCATCAACCGTGGCTCCCTCACTTTCTGGCTGGATGATGAGGCGATTCAGGCCTGGTATGAGTCGGCAACGCCTTCATCACGAGGAAGGCCCCAGCGCTATTCTGATCTCGCCATCACCACCGTTCTGGTGATTAAACGCGTATTCCGGCTGACCCTGCGGGCTGCGCAGGGTTTTATTGATTCCATTTTTGCCCTGATGAACGTTCCGTTGCGCTGCCCGGATTACACCAGTGTCAGTAAGCGGGCAAAGTCGGTTAATGTCAGTTTCAAAACGTCCACCCGGGGTGAAATCGCACACCTGGTGATTGATTCCACCGGGCTGAAGGTCTTTGGTGAAGGCGAATGGAAAGTCAGAAAGCACGGCAAAGAGCGCCGTCGTATCTGGCGAAAGTTGCATCTTGCTGTTGACAGCAACACACATGAAGTTGTCTGTGCAGACCTGTCGCTGAATAACGTCACGGACTCAGAAGCCTTCCCGGGCCTTATCCGGCAGACTCACAGAAAAATCAGGGCAGCCGCGGCAGACGGGGCTTACGATACCCGGCTCTGTCACGATGAACTGCGCCGCAAAAAAATCAGCGCGCTTATTCCTCCCCGAAAAGGAGCAGGTTACTGGCCCGGTGAGTACGCAGACCGCAACCGTGCCGTTGCTAATCAGCGGCTGAGCGGAAGCAATGCACGGTGGAAATGGACAACGGAATATAACCGTCGCTCGATAGCGGAAACGGCAATGTACAGAATGAAGCAGTTGTTGGGAGATTCACTGACGCTGCGTGACTACGATGGTCAGGTAGCGGAAGCTATGGCCATGGTGCGTGCGTTGAACAGGATGACAAAGGCTGGGATGCCAGAAAGCGTGCGTATTGCCTGA
- the ivbL gene encoding ilvB operon leader peptide IvbL: MTSSIFTSTLLKTAQPAAVVVVRVVVVVGNAP, from the coding sequence ATGACTTCATCCATCTTCACTTCGACCCTACTAAAAACTGCGCAACCAGCCGCAGTGGTCGTCGTGCGTGTGGTGGTGGTCGTCGGCAATGCGCCGTAG
- the ilvB gene encoding acetolactate synthase large subunit, producing MASSGTTSTKKRFTGAQLIVHLLERQGITTVAGIPGGTVLPLYDALSQNTQIRHVLARHEQGAGFIAQGMARTQGKPAVCMACSGPGATNLVTAIADARLDSIPLICITGQVPSSMIGTDAFQEVDTYGISIPITKHNYLVRDIAELPQVISDAFRIAQSGRPGPVWIDIPKDVQTAEIEIDVLPEPGGRAPAPEFSAESVRDAAAMINAAKRPVLYLGGGAINASDAVRELAEKANLPTTMTLMALGMLPKAHPLSLGMLGMHGARSTNYILQEADLLIVLGARFDDRAIGKTEQFCPNAKIIHVDIDRAELGKIKQPHVAIQGDVAEVLAQLIPQTEATGREEWRQLVADLQQEFPGAIPTEGDPLSHYGLINAVAACVDDSAIITTDVGQHQMWTAQAYPLNRPRQWLTSGGLGTMGFGLPAAVGAALANPDRKVICFSGDGSLMMNIQEMATAAENQLDVKIILMNNEALGLVHQQQSLFYKQGVFAATYPGMINFMQIAAGFGLHTCDLNAEEDAHAALQEAISRPGPALIHVRIDPEQKVYPMVPPGAANTEMVGE from the coding sequence ATGGCAAGTTCGGGCACAACATCCACCAAGAAGCGTTTTACTGGCGCGCAGTTAATCGTTCATTTACTGGAACGACAGGGCATCACCACGGTTGCGGGTATCCCTGGCGGGACGGTACTGCCGTTGTATGATGCGTTAAGCCAAAACACGCAGATCCGCCACGTACTGGCGCGTCACGAGCAGGGGGCGGGATTTATCGCCCAGGGCATGGCGCGTACGCAGGGCAAACCGGCGGTCTGTATGGCCTGTAGCGGCCCCGGGGCGACCAACCTGGTGACCGCCATTGCCGATGCGCGTCTCGACTCCATCCCGCTGATCTGCATTACCGGTCAGGTACCATCCTCAATGATTGGTACTGATGCGTTCCAGGAAGTGGATACCTACGGCATCTCTATCCCCATCACCAAACATAACTATTTAGTTCGCGATATCGCCGAGCTTCCTCAGGTTATCAGCGATGCGTTCCGCATTGCGCAGTCCGGCCGTCCAGGCCCGGTGTGGATAGACATTCCTAAGGATGTCCAGACCGCAGAGATCGAGATCGACGTACTGCCTGAGCCGGGCGGCCGTGCCCCTGCCCCGGAATTCAGCGCTGAAAGCGTACGTGACGCCGCAGCCATGATTAACGCCGCCAAACGCCCGGTGCTCTATCTGGGCGGCGGGGCGATTAATGCCTCTGACGCGGTGCGTGAGCTGGCAGAGAAAGCCAACCTGCCCACCACTATGACGCTGATGGCGCTTGGTATGCTCCCGAAAGCGCACCCGCTGTCACTGGGGATGCTGGGGATGCACGGTGCGCGCAGCACCAACTACATTCTGCAAGAGGCTGATTTGCTGATTGTTCTCGGCGCACGTTTTGATGACCGGGCGATCGGCAAAACCGAGCAGTTCTGTCCGAATGCCAAAATCATTCACGTGGATATCGATCGCGCCGAGCTGGGTAAAATTAAACAGCCGCACGTCGCGATTCAGGGTGACGTTGCCGAGGTACTGGCACAGCTGATCCCGCAAACTGAGGCGACCGGGCGTGAAGAGTGGCGTCAGCTGGTAGCCGACCTGCAACAGGAATTCCCTGGTGCAATCCCAACGGAAGGCGACCCGCTCAGCCACTACGGGCTGATTAACGCCGTGGCTGCCTGTGTGGACGACAGCGCGATCATCACCACCGACGTAGGCCAGCATCAGATGTGGACCGCGCAGGCCTACCCGCTGAACCGTCCGCGCCAGTGGCTGACCTCCGGCGGCCTCGGGACCATGGGCTTTGGCCTGCCTGCGGCAGTGGGCGCGGCGCTGGCTAACCCGGACCGTAAGGTTATCTGTTTCTCCGGCGACGGCAGCCTGATGATGAACATTCAGGAAATGGCGACCGCGGCCGAAAACCAGTTAGACGTCAAAATCATCCTGATGAACAACGAAGCGCTGGGGCTGGTGCATCAGCAGCAGAGCCTGTTCTATAAGCAGGGCGTGTTTGCCGCGACCTATCCCGGTATGATCAACTTTATGCAGATTGCCGCCGGCTTTGGCCTGCATACCTGCGATTTGAACGCTGAAGAGGATGCCCACGCGGCATTGCAGGAAGCGATTTCACGCCCGGGCCCGGCGCTGATCCACGTGCGTATTGACCCTGAACAAAAAGTGTATCCGATGGTGCCGCCGGGTGCGGCAAATACTGAGATGGTGGGGGAATAA
- the ilvN gene encoding acetolactate synthase small subunit, with amino-acid sequence MQKQHDNVILELTVRNHPGVMTHVCGLFARRAFNVEGILCLPIQGSEHSRIWLLVNDDQRLEQMMAQIDKLEDVTKVARNQSDPTMFNKIAVFFE; translated from the coding sequence ATGCAGAAACAACATGATAACGTCATTCTGGAACTCACCGTCCGCAACCACCCTGGCGTCATGACGCACGTCTGTGGGCTATTCGCCCGTCGCGCGTTTAACGTTGAAGGCATTCTCTGTCTGCCGATTCAGGGCAGCGAGCACAGCCGCATCTGGCTGCTGGTCAACGACGATCAGCGCCTGGAACAGATGATGGCGCAGATCGATAAGCTGGAAGATGTCACCAAAGTGGCGCGCAACCAGTCCGATCCCACCATGTTTAATAAAATTGCGGTGTTCTTCGAATAA
- the uhpA gene encoding transcriptional regulator UhpA → MTTIALIDDHLIVRSGFAQLLNLEPDFQVVAEFGSGREALAGLPGRGVQVCICDISMPDLSGLELLSQLPKGMAIIMLSVHDSPALVEQALNAGARGFLSKRCSPDELIAAVRTVSTGGCYLTPDIAIKLAAGRQDPLTKRERQVAEKLAQGMSVKEIAAELDLSPKTVHVHRANLMEKLNVSNDVELARRMFDSWQ, encoded by the coding sequence ATGACGACCATCGCTCTTATCGACGACCACCTTATCGTCCGCTCCGGATTTGCTCAGCTTTTGAACCTTGAACCTGATTTTCAGGTCGTCGCAGAGTTCGGCTCCGGGCGCGAGGCGCTGGCGGGTTTACCCGGACGTGGGGTGCAGGTCTGTATTTGTGACATCTCAATGCCGGATCTCTCCGGACTGGAACTGCTGAGTCAGTTACCGAAGGGAATGGCGATCATTATGCTTTCGGTCCATGACAGCCCGGCGCTGGTGGAGCAGGCGCTCAATGCGGGGGCGCGCGGGTTCCTTTCAAAACGCTGTAGCCCGGACGAACTGATCGCCGCCGTGCGCACCGTCTCTACCGGCGGCTGCTACCTGACGCCGGATATCGCCATCAAGCTGGCCGCCGGGCGACAAGATCCGCTAACCAAACGCGAGCGTCAGGTGGCGGAGAAGCTCGCTCAGGGGATGTCGGTGAAAGAGATTGCCGCTGAGCTGGATCTGTCGCCGAAAACGGTTCACGTTCACCGCGCCAACCTGATGGAAAAACTCAACGTCAGCAACGACGTCGAGCTGGCGCGCCGCATGTTTGATAGCTGGCAATGA